One segment of Candidatus Nitrospira nitrosa DNA contains the following:
- a CDS encoding type I restriction endonuclease subunit R: MTHIGQPEQATQNRVIALFRDELGYRYLGDWTDREGNSNIEERLFTDSLTKSGYTSAQISRALYLLKTEADNHSRNLYGNNQAVYKLLRYGVPVKIEAGKVTETVHLINWHEPEKNDFAIAEEITLKGTHERRPDLVMYVNGIAVGVIELKNSRVSIGDGIRQSLSNQQPEFNAWFFSTMQFIFAGNDSEGLQYGTIGTQEKYFLKWKEDEQDNSRFKLDKYLLKLCAKDRLIELIHDFVLFDGGIKKLPRVHQYFGIKAAQNAVRQRKGGIIWHTQGSGKSIVMVLLAKWILENSPHARVAIVTDRDELDKQIERVFTDVGEPITRTSSGRDLMSQLGRATPRLMCSLVHKFGRKDVDDFDAFIKDLEAQPSRTVGEVFVFVDECHRTQSGKLHRVMKALMPNAVFIGFTGTPLLAKDRATSHEVFGRYIHTYKFSEGVEDGVVLDLVYEARDIDQHLGSQEKIDAWFEAKTKGLNDWQKDELKKKWGTMQQVLSSKSRMDRVVSDVVFDFGVKPRLSSERGNAILVASSIYEACKYFTLFQKTPFKGRCAVVTSYNPHAQDVTKEEVGANTETDKQFIFNIYTELLKDIDAKPGMTKTETYEEWAKALFVKEPANMKLLVVVDKLLTGFDAPPCTYLYIDKSMQDHGLFQAICRTNRLDGEDKDYGYIVDYKDLFKKLVNEKGTGALQVYSSELDHSAGGAAPEILLQDRLKKGKERLDQALETLDLLCEPVAPPKGELEHIHYFCGNTEIPADLQEREPQRAALYKATVALVRAYANIADELDLAGYSAADISRIKQQMDQYLNVREIVRKASGESLDLKAYEADMRHLIDTYIEADEPRKISPFDEMPLLDLIVKTGIGNAIATQLGGLRGNKDAIAETIENNVRRKIIKEHLNDPAYYETMSALLDEIIAARKAKAIEYEQYLKRIADLAKQVEAGQAEDTPEPLKKSPALRALYNNLKATHGRHPDADRAAETQTEYRIAGDPTLKLALKIDEAVKKVRHDGWRGVQTREQVIKQALYDLLRDETEVERIFLIVKAQREY, translated from the coding sequence ATGACTCACATCGGTCAACCTGAGCAAGCCACGCAGAATCGCGTCATTGCTCTGTTCCGCGACGAGCTAGGCTACCGCTATCTCGGTGACTGGACCGACCGTGAGGGCAACAGCAACATTGAAGAAAGGCTGTTCACCGACTCCCTCACTAAGAGCGGCTATACCTCAGCCCAGATCAGCCGGGCACTGTATCTACTGAAGACCGAGGCAGACAATCACAGCCGCAATCTCTACGGAAACAATCAGGCTGTCTACAAGCTTCTCCGCTACGGGGTGCCGGTCAAGATCGAGGCAGGCAAGGTCACGGAGACCGTTCATCTCATCAATTGGCATGAGCCGGAGAAGAACGACTTCGCGATAGCCGAAGAAATCACGCTCAAGGGAACCCACGAGCGGCGGCCCGATCTCGTGATGTATGTCAACGGCATTGCGGTCGGCGTGATCGAACTCAAGAACAGCCGCGTGTCCATTGGCGACGGTATCCGCCAAAGCCTTTCCAATCAACAGCCTGAGTTCAACGCCTGGTTCTTCAGCACCATGCAATTCATCTTCGCCGGGAACGACTCGGAAGGTCTGCAATACGGGACCATCGGCACGCAGGAGAAGTATTTCCTGAAGTGGAAAGAGGACGAGCAGGACAACTCCCGCTTCAAGCTGGACAAGTATCTGCTCAAGCTGTGTGCGAAGGACCGGCTGATCGAGCTAATCCATGACTTCGTGCTCTTCGACGGCGGAATCAAAAAGCTGCCACGGGTGCACCAGTATTTTGGCATCAAGGCCGCGCAGAACGCTGTACGCCAACGCAAGGGCGGCATCATCTGGCATACGCAAGGAAGCGGCAAGAGCATCGTCATGGTGCTGCTGGCCAAGTGGATTCTGGAGAACTCCCCCCATGCCCGCGTGGCCATCGTCACCGACCGCGACGAACTGGACAAGCAGATCGAACGGGTCTTTACCGATGTCGGCGAGCCGATCACACGCACCAGCAGCGGTCGCGACTTGATGAGCCAGCTTGGCCGTGCGACACCTCGTCTCATGTGCTCACTCGTCCACAAGTTCGGCCGCAAGGACGTGGATGATTTCGACGCCTTTATCAAAGACCTGGAGGCCCAGCCCAGCCGGACCGTGGGCGAGGTGTTCGTGTTCGTGGACGAGTGCCACCGCACGCAGAGCGGCAAGCTGCATCGGGTGATGAAGGCACTCATGCCGAATGCCGTCTTCATCGGCTTCACCGGGACGCCGCTGCTCGCCAAGGATCGGGCTACCAGCCACGAAGTATTCGGCCGATACATCCACACCTACAAGTTCAGCGAGGGTGTAGAGGACGGGGTGGTGCTCGATTTGGTCTATGAGGCGCGGGATATCGATCAGCACCTGGGTTCTCAAGAGAAGATCGACGCCTGGTTCGAGGCCAAGACCAAGGGGCTGAATGATTGGCAGAAGGATGAACTCAAGAAAAAGTGGGGGACGATGCAGCAGGTGCTCAGCTCCAAGTCCCGCATGGATCGGGTGGTGAGTGATGTCGTCTTCGATTTCGGGGTGAAGCCGCGCTTATCCAGTGAACGGGGGAACGCTATCCTCGTGGCCTCAAGCATCTATGAAGCCTGCAAGTATTTCACGCTCTTTCAGAAAACCCCCTTCAAGGGCAGGTGCGCGGTGGTGACCTCCTACAATCCCCATGCTCAGGACGTGACCAAGGAAGAAGTCGGCGCGAACACGGAAACCGACAAGCAGTTCATCTTCAACATCTATACCGAGCTACTGAAAGATATTGACGCGAAGCCGGGTATGACCAAAACCGAAACGTACGAGGAGTGGGCCAAAGCCCTCTTCGTCAAGGAACCGGCGAACATGAAATTACTGGTGGTCGTGGACAAGCTGCTCACCGGATTCGACGCGCCTCCTTGCACCTATCTCTACATCGATAAATCGATGCAGGACCATGGATTGTTCCAAGCAATCTGCCGCACCAATCGTCTTGACGGTGAGGACAAAGACTACGGCTACATCGTGGACTACAAGGATCTATTCAAGAAACTGGTCAACGAGAAGGGCACTGGGGCTCTACAAGTCTATAGCTCCGAGCTAGATCACAGTGCCGGGGGAGCTGCCCCTGAGATTCTGCTGCAAGACCGGCTGAAGAAAGGCAAGGAGCGGCTCGACCAAGCGTTGGAGACTCTGGATCTCCTGTGCGAACCGGTGGCTCCTCCGAAAGGGGAGCTGGAGCATATCCATTATTTCTGTGGGAACACGGAGATTCCGGCTGACCTCCAAGAACGGGAACCGCAACGGGCCGCACTCTATAAGGCAACCGTCGCCCTAGTGCGCGCCTACGCGAACATCGCTGATGAACTCGATCTTGCCGGCTACAGTGCAGCCGACATCAGCCGTATCAAGCAGCAGATGGATCAGTATCTGAATGTCCGCGAGATTGTACGAAAGGCTAGCGGGGAGAGTCTCGACCTCAAGGCCTACGAAGCCGATATGCGCCATCTCATCGATACCTATATCGAGGCGGATGAGCCGAGAAAGATTTCCCCCTTCGATGAGATGCCTTTGCTTGACCTGATCGTGAAGACCGGAATCGGAAATGCCATCGCCACGCAGCTCGGCGGCCTGAGAGGCAACAAGGATGCGATTGCCGAGACCATCGAGAACAACGTGCGTCGCAAAATCATCAAGGAGCATCTGAACGATCCCGCCTACTACGAGACCATGTCGGCGTTGCTGGACGAGATCATTGCTGCGCGCAAGGCGAAGGCTATCGAGTATGAGCAGTATCTGAAACGCATTGCCGACCTCGCCAAACAAGTGGAGGCCGGGCAGGCAGAGGATACGCCGGAGCCGCTCAAGAAGAGCCCGGCTCTACGGGCGCTCTATAACAACCTCAAGGCTACCCACGGAAGACATCCGGATGCCGATCGCGCTGCGGAAACGCAGACCGAATACAGGATTGCCGGTGATCCGACATTGAAACTGGCGTTGAAGATCGACGAGGCTGTGAAAAAGGTGCGTCACGATGGCTGGCGCGGAGTTCAGACACGCGAGCAAGTGATCAAGCAGGCGCTGTATGACCTGCTGCGGGATGAGACTGAGGTGGAGCGCATCTTTCTCATCGTCAAAGCGCAGAGAGAATACTGA
- a CDS encoding M48 family metallopeptidase has translation MMAQVQLGNITADVVLKDIKNVHLSVYPPNGHVRIAAPARMSLDTIRVFAVSKLGWIKQQQKKLREQERETPREYLNRESHYLWGRRYLLTVREDDEAPSIELKHSRILLHVRPGTSEERKQALFEEWYREQLKQAVPLLITKWQPLIGVTVNRFFVQRMKTKWGSCNPTARHIRLNTELTKKPPECLEYIVVHEMAHLIEPTHTQRFIALMNRFMPKWQFYRGVLNRLPVRHETWSY, from the coding sequence ATGATGGCGCAGGTGCAGCTTGGCAACATCACGGCGGATGTCGTGCTGAAGGACATTAAGAACGTTCATCTCAGTGTCTATCCCCCGAACGGACACGTGCGCATTGCTGCCCCGGCGCGCATGAGTCTCGATACCATCCGTGTCTTTGCCGTTTCAAAGTTGGGCTGGATCAAGCAGCAACAAAAGAAATTGCGGGAGCAGGAACGAGAAACTCCTCGGGAATATCTCAATCGCGAAAGCCATTATCTCTGGGGACGGCGCTACTTGCTCACGGTGCGGGAAGACGACGAGGCACCGTCTATTGAACTGAAGCATAGCCGCATTCTCCTGCATGTGCGCCCTGGAACGAGCGAGGAAAGGAAGCAGGCGCTGTTCGAGGAATGGTATCGCGAGCAACTCAAGCAAGCCGTGCCTCTTCTGATTACCAAGTGGCAACCACTGATAGGAGTGACGGTCAACCGCTTCTTTGTACAACGGATGAAAACGAAATGGGGAAGCTGCAACCCCACGGCAAGGCATATTCGCCTGAACACAGAGTTGACGAAGAAGCCACCGGAATGTCTTGAATACATCGTCGTGCACGAGATGGCGCATCTCATTGAGCCGACTCACACGCAACGATTCATTGCCTTGATGAATCGCTTTATGCCGAAGTGGCAGTTCTACCGTGGGGTACTCAACCGCTTGCCGGTTCGACATGAGACATGGAGCTATTAA
- a CDS encoding D-sedoheptulose-7-phosphate isomerase, giving the protein MQTVVLKAFTESADVKQQFARAHVDRIVQVATLIAKAFDNGNKVLLFGNGGSSTDAAHIAAEFVGRYRRDRVPLPAIALATDIAAITCIANDYGYEELFARQVRAHGRTGDIAIGISTSGNSPNVLKGVTAARECGLITVAWTGGSGGKLAGLVDYPFIVPSTLTSRIQESHITLGHVLCELIEDHLLGNTP; this is encoded by the coding sequence ATGCAAACAGTGGTATTGAAGGCTTTTACAGAAAGTGCCGACGTCAAACAGCAATTTGCACGAGCGCATGTCGATCGTATCGTGCAAGTCGCCACACTCATCGCCAAGGCCTTCGACAACGGCAACAAAGTTCTGCTCTTCGGCAACGGGGGAAGCTCCACGGATGCCGCACACATCGCCGCCGAATTCGTCGGACGCTATCGGCGCGACCGGGTGCCTCTCCCCGCGATCGCCCTCGCGACGGACATCGCCGCGATCACGTGCATTGCCAATGATTATGGGTATGAAGAGCTCTTTGCCCGCCAAGTTCGAGCGCATGGTCGAACGGGCGATATTGCCATCGGCATCAGTACGAGCGGGAACTCTCCCAATGTCCTGAAAGGCGTCACGGCGGCGCGTGAATGCGGACTCATCACCGTGGCTTGGACCGGCGGATCTGGAGGCAAGCTAGCCGGACTTGTCGACTACCCGTTTATCGTGCCGTCCACCCTGACATCCCGGATCCAAGAAAGTCATATTACGCTCGGTCATGTCCTATGTGAGCTGATAGAGGATCATCTCCTTGGGAACACGCCCTGA
- a CDS encoding SprT-like domain-containing protein: protein MKPASTASPTSGLPSSDALQAYWQQLNAQYFSSSLPPIAILWSRRLTSSVGMFSSRGGPRAAFTHRNCRQIRLSLLLFEQLAHRTLSIEQELRNTLAHEMIHQWQFDILKRRPDHGLVFLKKMTQINRSGEVAVTTYHSLEKEVIALSRFSWQCLDCGQLYRRQRKTIQPQRHHCGACRGTLQELTSEPVQHKKDHHPSADQASEARAQPRPPQNPTRSPEQLTLKLA, encoded by the coding sequence ATGAAACCGGCCTCAACTGCTTCACCCACCTCAGGCCTCCCGTCTTCGGATGCATTACAAGCCTATTGGCAGCAGTTGAATGCGCAATATTTTTCCAGCTCGCTCCCGCCGATTGCGATCCTCTGGAGTCGTCGCCTGACCTCCTCGGTCGGGATGTTCAGTAGTCGCGGAGGCCCACGAGCCGCCTTCACGCATCGGAATTGCCGCCAGATTCGCCTCTCACTTCTGCTGTTCGAACAACTCGCTCACCGGACACTGTCTATCGAGCAGGAACTACGCAACACCCTCGCGCATGAAATGATCCATCAATGGCAGTTTGATATTCTCAAACGGCGGCCTGACCACGGACTGGTATTCCTAAAAAAAATGACCCAGATCAATCGTTCAGGAGAGGTTGCGGTTACGACGTACCACTCACTGGAGAAGGAAGTCATCGCCTTGTCGAGATTCTCCTGGCAATGCCTCGACTGCGGGCAGCTCTATCGGCGGCAACGGAAAACGATCCAGCCTCAACGACATCACTGCGGAGCCTGCCGAGGAACCTTGCAAGAGCTCACCTCAGAACCGGTGCAGCACAAAAAGGATCACCACCCATCCGCTGATCAGGCTTCTGAAGCGCGCGCGCAACCGCGACCACCACAAAACCCCACCAGATCACCGGAGCAGTTGACGCTCAAACTGGCGTGA
- a CDS encoding response regulator, whose translation MSDGDINLFWAIGLVNLLLVVPLIVYLVQLLHRDRTRRLQAENENARLQENEQRLRSILEAEPQGILVAGLDHRVVQINPAGCLLFDAGFSEEIIGRDLRDFVHTGDHQQLDDLHKAAREGREARGRCRLVGLSRQIRWVEMTTVPLPAENGSIGSVLSVLQDVTEQKRADRRQALQHAVAKVLAGSSTVEQAIPDLLQAIVVSLDWQVGLFWRVQDDRRSLTCAHGWSVDSTVVQEFVRNSRQQDHGPGSDLPGCCWARGEPLWIEDMTGAPFFTRESLETPGVLRGACAFPIWLRANVYGVMEFLSREVQAEDRDLLRALGTTGSQIGLFVERTEVETALHQNEARTSLIIDTALDAVMTMDESGCITEWNAQAEQIFGWSALEAIGRDAADTLCPLSHRSSYRAYVQCLLQSRDVPTAQRLVEMIGLRRDGREFPMELAMTPLTIEGTTIFSAFIRDITGRKEAEQALKIYAQQMEQINHQLDGALREAKAATEAKSLFLASMSHEIRTPMNGVIGMTGLLLDTQLTEEQREYAETVRTCGDHLLTIINDVLDFSKIEAGKLDLETIAFDLRLAIDESLDLVTERASSKGLNLACLFHADVPRHLLGDPGRLRQIVMNLASNAIKFTDQGDVVVEVTVEAESNEETTIRVAVTDTGIGISEAARERLFQSFSQADGSTTRKYGGTGLGLAICKRLVELMGGAIGVTSQVGVGSCFWFTVNLRKQISGSHVIEKDSVLLAGLHILIVDSKAINRKILELMTKKWGMQPTLVTSGPEALMALSQAHRQPAFDLVLLDVDMGPTDGLELARTIRTQTGGTEVQLVLLTSFGRRGDAKTAKTAGISAYLTKPIRERQLHDCLVAVMTQYAARAGVSAVNQPAPLITRHTLAETKANVDLRILLAEDNVVNQKVAVRLFQRLGYRIDVVANGREVVEALSRIRYDVIFMDCQMPEMDGFEATRVIREREASGAVSSSEFQVSSQRPVHSSLQPEIRNSKPETPHRVPIVALTANAMQGDREQCLAAGMDDYLSKPISVEDLATVLERIKNVRESSRSEKNREAA comes from the coding sequence ATGAGTGATGGGGACATAAACCTGTTTTGGGCTATTGGCCTTGTCAATCTCCTACTGGTCGTTCCCCTGATTGTCTATCTCGTACAGCTATTGCACCGGGACCGGACTCGTCGACTTCAAGCAGAAAACGAGAATGCTCGGCTCCAAGAAAATGAACAAAGACTCAGGAGTATCCTGGAGGCTGAGCCGCAGGGGATCCTGGTGGCGGGACTCGACCATCGGGTCGTCCAGATTAACCCCGCCGGATGTTTGCTTTTCGACGCCGGGTTTTCAGAAGAAATCATTGGCCGCGATCTCCGGGATTTTGTCCATACGGGTGATCATCAGCAACTCGACGACCTGCATAAGGCTGCCCGCGAGGGACGTGAAGCCCGTGGACGGTGCAGACTGGTTGGATTGTCTCGTCAAATTCGATGGGTCGAAATGACCACCGTTCCGCTTCCAGCTGAAAATGGGTCAATCGGATCTGTCCTGAGCGTGCTTCAAGATGTGACAGAGCAAAAGCGTGCCGATCGTCGCCAAGCTCTCCAGCATGCAGTGGCGAAAGTACTGGCGGGGTCCTCTACGGTTGAGCAAGCCATCCCGGACCTCTTGCAGGCGATTGTGGTCAGTCTGGATTGGCAGGTCGGGTTGTTCTGGAGAGTACAGGACGATCGACGATCGCTTACCTGCGCGCATGGGTGGTCCGTTGATTCGACGGTGGTCCAGGAGTTTGTACGCAACAGCCGGCAACAGGATCACGGTCCAGGCTCCGATCTGCCGGGGTGCTGTTGGGCGCGTGGTGAGCCCTTGTGGATTGAGGATATGACAGGAGCTCCCTTCTTTACGCGTGAGTCTCTTGAGACACCAGGGGTGCTCCGTGGAGCCTGTGCCTTTCCGATTTGGCTCAGAGCCAACGTCTATGGCGTGATGGAATTCCTCAGCCGAGAGGTTCAGGCGGAAGATCGGGATCTGTTACGCGCGTTGGGCACGACCGGAAGCCAGATAGGCCTCTTCGTCGAGCGGACCGAAGTGGAAACGGCGTTGCATCAGAACGAGGCCCGCACCAGCTTGATAATCGACACGGCCCTCGATGCAGTGATGACCATGGATGAAAGCGGTTGTATTACGGAGTGGAATGCCCAGGCGGAACAGATCTTTGGGTGGTCTGCGCTGGAGGCCATCGGGAGAGATGCCGCCGACACGCTCTGTCCGCTGTCCCATCGCTCCAGCTATCGAGCGTACGTTCAGTGCCTGCTCCAGTCTCGGGATGTGCCCACCGCTCAGCGACTGGTAGAAATGATCGGGCTTCGACGAGACGGCCGGGAATTCCCCATGGAACTCGCCATGACTCCGTTGACGATCGAGGGGACCACCATTTTCAGCGCATTCATTCGAGATATCACCGGACGAAAAGAAGCGGAGCAGGCGCTGAAAATTTATGCGCAGCAAATGGAGCAGATCAATCATCAATTAGACGGAGCGTTGAGGGAAGCCAAAGCTGCAACCGAGGCCAAGTCTCTGTTTCTTGCCAGCATGAGCCACGAAATTCGAACGCCGATGAATGGGGTGATCGGGATGACCGGGCTCCTGTTGGACACCCAACTCACGGAGGAGCAACGTGAATATGCTGAAACGGTGCGGACCTGTGGCGACCATCTGTTGACGATTATCAACGATGTCCTTGATTTTTCCAAGATTGAGGCTGGGAAACTCGATTTGGAGACGATTGCATTCGACCTTCGTCTCGCGATTGACGAATCGCTGGATCTTGTGACGGAGCGAGCGTCCTCAAAAGGACTCAATCTGGCTTGTCTGTTCCATGCCGATGTGCCGAGACATTTGCTGGGTGACCCAGGCCGTCTCCGTCAGATCGTCATGAACTTGGCTTCGAACGCGATCAAGTTTACCGACCAGGGAGATGTCGTGGTGGAGGTGACCGTTGAAGCTGAGTCGAATGAAGAGACCACGATTCGTGTGGCGGTCACGGATACGGGGATTGGTATTTCTGAAGCGGCCCGTGAACGGCTGTTTCAGTCGTTCAGTCAGGCCGACGGATCTACGACAAGGAAGTACGGCGGAACCGGTCTCGGTCTTGCGATTTGCAAACGTTTGGTCGAGTTGATGGGGGGAGCGATCGGAGTGACGAGTCAAGTAGGAGTCGGGAGCTGCTTCTGGTTTACAGTGAATTTGCGCAAGCAGATCAGCGGGTCGCATGTGATCGAGAAGGATTCCGTCTTGTTGGCCGGTCTCCACATCCTCATCGTGGACAGCAAAGCCATCAACCGAAAGATCTTGGAGCTGATGACGAAAAAATGGGGCATGCAGCCGACGCTCGTCACGAGTGGACCCGAAGCGCTCATGGCCCTAAGTCAGGCACACCGTCAACCGGCATTTGATCTTGTCCTGTTGGATGTGGATATGGGACCAACGGACGGACTCGAATTGGCGCGCACCATACGGACCCAAACGGGAGGGACCGAAGTTCAATTGGTGCTGCTGACCTCGTTCGGTCGGCGGGGAGATGCGAAAACCGCTAAAACAGCCGGGATCTCCGCATACCTGACGAAGCCAATTCGTGAGCGGCAATTGCACGATTGTCTCGTTGCAGTCATGACGCAGTACGCTGCGAGAGCCGGCGTGTCGGCGGTGAATCAACCGGCTCCCCTCATTACTCGTCATACCCTTGCCGAGACGAAAGCCAACGTGGACCTTCGCATACTGCTGGCTGAGGATAACGTCGTGAATCAGAAAGTGGCGGTCCGCCTCTTCCAACGATTGGGGTATCGTATCGACGTGGTGGCCAACGGGCGGGAAGTGGTCGAAGCGCTGTCTCGGATACGTTACGATGTCATCTTCATGGACTGTCAAATGCCGGAGATGGACGGCTTTGAAGCGACACGAGTAATTCGAGAGCGTGAAGCGTCAGGAGCTGTTTCTAGTTCCGAGTTCCAGGTTTCAAGCCAAAGACCGGTTCATTCGAGCCTCCAACCTGAAATTCGAAACTCGAAACCCGAGACTCCCCATCGTGTGCCGATTGTGGCCTTGACTGCGAACGCCATGCAGGGAGACCGTGAGCAATGCCTGGCTGCAGGGATGGATGACTATCTTTCCAAGCCGATTTCGGTCGAGGACTTGGCGACTGTCCTTGAACGCATAAAGAATGTACGTGAGTCGTCCCGATCAGAGAAGAACCGGGAAGCCGCGTAG
- the rfaE2 gene encoding D-glycero-beta-D-manno-heptose 1-phosphate adenylyltransferase, with the protein MSSKILPREQLLHLLAMDRTKGKRIVFTNGCFDLMHIGHTRYLQAARALGDVLVVGVNSDTSVRALEKAPDRPIVPEAQRAEVLAALACVDYVGIFNEPDPLELITAIQPDILVKGGDWPLDRIVGRNVVEARGGIVRTIPLVPGLSTTELLQRIRSTAT; encoded by the coding sequence ATGAGCTCGAAGATCCTGCCACGAGAGCAACTTCTCCACCTTCTGGCCATGGATCGGACGAAGGGGAAGCGCATCGTGTTCACCAACGGGTGTTTCGACCTGATGCACATCGGGCATACTCGATACCTCCAAGCGGCAAGGGCACTGGGCGATGTCCTCGTGGTCGGGGTGAATAGTGATACATCTGTTCGGGCGTTAGAAAAAGCGCCGGACCGGCCGATCGTTCCAGAAGCGCAGCGAGCCGAAGTGCTGGCGGCCTTGGCCTGTGTCGACTATGTCGGGATCTTCAACGAACCGGACCCCCTTGAGCTCATCACGGCTATCCAGCCGGACATCCTGGTAAAAGGTGGGGATTGGCCCCTCGACCGGATCGTCGGTCGCAATGTGGTCGAAGCCCGCGGCGGCATCGTCAGGACGATCCCGCTGGTTCCCGGCCTATCAACCACTGAACTCCTTCAACGTATCCGCTCAACCGCGACGTAA